From the genome of Streptomyces sp. NBC_01341, one region includes:
- a CDS encoding ABC transporter substrate-binding protein, which translates to MPPISSTVRRTALLLTGLVLLTACGGSGPGPARAGDGSGADGYPVALANCGRTVTVDAKPHHAVSLDQGSTEILLSLGLQDSLAGTSTWTDPVMKGLEAANAKVPRIADNRPSSEKVLGLEPDFVSASFASTLAKGGVAPREQFEDLGVPTYVAPADCAAKDNSGGGDGSRSEPLTMDSVYTEVRDLARVFGVPKRGDALVSELRSRIGAATADVDASGATLLYWFANSESPYLAGCCGAPGIITEELGAKNVFDDTHEEWPQINWETVADRNPDVLVIGDLTRKSQTAESARKKIDFLESNPATKNMDAVRHKRYVLLSGQAMNPGIRTVEGVERVAAGLRTFGLAG; encoded by the coding sequence GTGCCGCCCATATCCAGCACCGTACGCCGAACCGCCCTGCTCCTCACGGGGCTTGTCCTGCTGACCGCCTGCGGCGGCAGCGGCCCAGGACCCGCCCGCGCCGGGGACGGCTCCGGCGCCGACGGCTATCCCGTCGCGCTCGCGAACTGCGGCCGCACGGTGACCGTCGACGCGAAGCCGCACCACGCGGTCTCCCTGGACCAGGGGTCGACGGAGATCCTGCTCTCCCTCGGTCTGCAGGACAGCCTCGCGGGCACCTCCACCTGGACCGACCCGGTGATGAAGGGGCTCGAGGCGGCCAACGCGAAGGTCCCCCGCATCGCGGACAACCGCCCCTCCTCGGAGAAGGTCCTCGGCCTGGAACCCGACTTCGTCAGCGCCTCCTTCGCCTCGACCCTCGCGAAGGGCGGTGTGGCGCCGCGCGAACAGTTCGAGGACCTCGGGGTGCCCACCTATGTCGCGCCCGCCGACTGCGCGGCCAAGGACAACAGTGGCGGTGGTGACGGATCCCGCAGCGAGCCCCTGACCATGGACAGCGTCTACACCGAAGTGCGCGATCTGGCACGGGTGTTCGGCGTGCCGAAGCGGGGGGACGCGCTCGTCTCCGAGCTCCGGTCCCGCATCGGCGCGGCCACCGCCGACGTCGACGCGTCCGGAGCCACGCTCCTCTACTGGTTCGCCAACTCCGAATCCCCCTACCTTGCGGGCTGCTGCGGTGCCCCGGGCATCATCACCGAGGAACTCGGAGCGAAGAACGTCTTCGACGACACGCACGAGGAGTGGCCCCAGATCAACTGGGAGACGGTCGCCGACCGCAACCCCGACGTCCTGGTCATCGGCGATCTGACCCGCAAGTCCCAGACCGCCGAGAGCGCACGCAAGAAGATCGACTTCCTGGAGTCCAACCCCGCCACGAAGAACATGGACGCCGTCCGGCACAAGCGCTACGTCCTGCTCAGCGGCCAGGCCATGAATCCCGGCATCCGGACCGTGGAGGGCGTGGAGCGCGTCGCCGCCGGGCTGCGCACGTTCGGACTCGCGGGGTGA
- a CDS encoding FecCD family ABC transporter permease codes for MRTAAVDRPGAGRILRDGLLWSAGAALLLLSVAVAVTIGPARISVPDVWSAVAAHLGIGEARLSPIRDGIIWNLRMPRTLLAAVCGAGLAVSGTVMQSLLRNPLADPFVLGVSSGASTGAVAVVVLGAGGGALSVSAGAFAGALLSFALVLLLSHSLGGSTDRVVLSGVAAMQLFSALTSFVVMTAADAEQTRGVLFWLLGSLGGVGWSDVWMCSGVLGVTLAICLGHARTLDAFAFGQDAAAALGVHVARTRTVLLCTTALLTAALVSSAGAIGFVGLVLPHAARALTGSGHRRLLPVTALAGAVFLVWVDTLARTVLDPQEVPVGVVTSLIGVPAFVLVLYRTRRSA; via the coding sequence TTGCGCACGGCGGCGGTCGACAGGCCGGGAGCCGGGCGCATCCTGCGCGACGGCCTCCTGTGGAGCGCCGGCGCCGCTCTGCTGCTCCTGTCCGTCGCGGTCGCCGTCACGATCGGCCCCGCGCGCATCTCCGTCCCCGACGTCTGGTCCGCGGTCGCGGCCCACCTCGGCATCGGAGAGGCGCGGCTGTCCCCCATCCGGGACGGCATCATCTGGAACCTGCGCATGCCCCGCACCCTGCTCGCCGCGGTCTGCGGGGCCGGGCTCGCCGTGTCCGGGACCGTGATGCAGTCCCTCCTGCGCAACCCGCTGGCCGACCCGTTCGTCCTCGGGGTCTCCTCCGGCGCGTCCACCGGGGCTGTCGCTGTCGTCGTCCTCGGCGCCGGCGGGGGAGCGTTGTCGGTCTCGGCCGGCGCGTTCGCCGGCGCGCTGCTCTCCTTCGCGCTCGTCCTGCTGCTCAGCCACAGCCTGGGCGGTTCCACCGACCGGGTCGTCCTGTCCGGGGTCGCGGCCATGCAGCTCTTCTCCGCGCTCACCTCCTTCGTCGTGATGACGGCCGCGGACGCCGAGCAGACGCGGGGCGTCCTGTTCTGGCTGCTCGGCTCCCTCGGCGGGGTCGGCTGGTCCGACGTGTGGATGTGTTCCGGTGTGCTGGGCGTGACGCTGGCGATCTGTCTCGGACATGCACGCACCCTCGACGCCTTCGCCTTCGGCCAGGACGCTGCGGCAGCACTCGGCGTCCACGTCGCCCGGACCCGGACCGTGCTGCTCTGCACCACGGCGCTGCTGACGGCGGCGCTCGTCAGCTCTGCGGGCGCCATCGGGTTCGTCGGCCTCGTCCTGCCGCACGCGGCACGGGCCCTGACCGGCTCGGGTCACCGAAGGCTCCTCCCGGTGACGGCGCTCGCCGGTGCGGTGTTCCTCGTCTGGGTCGACACCCTGGCCAGGACCGTCCTCGACCCCCAGGAGGTGCCGGTGGGGGTGGTCACCTCCCTCATCGGTGTGCCCGCGTTCGTCCTGGTCCTGTACCGCACCCGGAGGAGCGCGTGA
- a CDS encoding ABC transporter ATP-binding protein, which yields MTREKQATGTPGDGLRAARVSREAGGRIVLDGVSVAPPPGTTVGLLGPNGSGKTTLLRVMAGVLVPGTGVVTLDGRTLAETGRRAVARRIAVVEQHAATQVDLTVLDVVRLGRIPHRRAWSAPGPEDEAAVRESLARTGLADRAGQSWHTLSGGERQRVQIARALAQQPRELLLDEPTNHLDIQHQLELLSLVAALPVTAVIALHDLNLAAMFCDRITVMKDGRVVAGGTPAEVITEELIADVYRVRAVVTPAGPGGRPSVRFLPGVTVPGPRGHGEGAVP from the coding sequence GTGACGCGCGAGAAACAGGCGACCGGAACCCCGGGCGACGGACTCCGCGCGGCCCGCGTGAGCAGGGAGGCCGGGGGCAGGATCGTCCTGGACGGAGTCAGCGTCGCCCCGCCGCCCGGTACGACCGTCGGCCTCCTGGGGCCCAACGGGTCCGGCAAGACGACCCTCCTCCGGGTCATGGCGGGCGTGCTCGTACCCGGCACCGGTGTGGTCACCCTCGACGGCCGTACCCTCGCCGAGACGGGCCGGAGGGCCGTCGCGCGTCGCATCGCCGTGGTCGAACAGCACGCCGCCACCCAGGTCGACCTGACCGTCCTGGACGTCGTGCGCCTCGGCCGCATCCCGCACCGGCGCGCGTGGTCCGCGCCCGGTCCCGAGGACGAGGCCGCCGTCCGTGAGTCCTTGGCCCGGACCGGCCTCGCCGACCGCGCCGGACAGTCCTGGCACACCCTGTCCGGCGGTGAGCGACAGCGCGTCCAGATCGCCCGCGCACTCGCCCAGCAGCCGCGTGAACTCCTGCTCGACGAGCCGACCAACCACCTGGACATCCAGCACCAGCTCGAGCTGCTCTCGCTGGTGGCAGCCCTTCCCGTCACCGCCGTCATCGCGCTGCACGACCTCAACCTGGCGGCGATGTTCTGCGACCGGATCACCGTCATGAAGGACGGCCGCGTGGTGGCCGGCGGAACGCCCGCGGAGGTCATCACCGAGGAGCTCATCGCCGACGTCTACCGCGTGCGCGCCGTGGTGACACCGGCCGGGCCGGGCGGACGCCCCTCCGTACGGTTCCTGCCGGGCGTTACCGTTCCCGGACCGCGCGGTCACGGCGAAGGGGCGGTCCCGTGA
- a CDS encoding PRC and DUF2382 domain-containing protein, translating into MGAADGFTDSGELDGLTVFDSDGEKVGTVGRVYVDDDTGKPDWITVKTGMFGMKESFVPLAGARRVGSDLHISHPKERVKEAPRVDADAHLSVAEEEELYRHYGLTRKGAGAGGDARTTSGTGTAAMGAAGAAGAAGAAGTAKAGQAKTSGTTAGTGAGAGTGKHRDMDTSSTSRPLAGAGAERSATGAGGREEMIRSEEQLQVGTEEYESGRARLHKYVVTENVTRTVPVSHEEVRLVREPLRPGEKTTGTKDLGEQDVEVTLHAERATVRKEAVPVERVRLETSKVTEQKEVSAEIRKEKIDYADGKDDMGSGKDMGGEFGQGRRR; encoded by the coding sequence ATGGGAGCCGCTGACGGTTTCACGGATTCCGGAGAGCTCGACGGTCTGACCGTCTTCGACAGTGACGGCGAGAAGGTCGGCACGGTCGGACGGGTGTACGTCGACGACGACACCGGCAAGCCGGACTGGATCACGGTCAAGACCGGCATGTTCGGCATGAAGGAGAGCTTCGTGCCGCTCGCCGGAGCCCGTCGCGTGGGCTCCGACCTGCACATCTCGCATCCGAAGGAGCGCGTCAAGGAAGCCCCTCGGGTGGACGCCGACGCGCACCTGTCCGTCGCCGAGGAGGAAGAGCTCTACCGGCACTACGGGCTGACCAGGAAGGGCGCCGGTGCGGGCGGAGACGCGCGCACGACGTCCGGGACCGGCACGGCGGCCATGGGCGCCGCCGGGGCGGCCGGGGCAGCGGGTGCGGCCGGCACCGCCAAGGCCGGTCAGGCGAAGACCTCCGGCACCACGGCCGGCACGGGTGCCGGGGCAGGCACCGGGAAGCACCGCGACATGGACACCTCGTCGACGTCACGCCCGCTCGCGGGAGCCGGGGCCGAGCGTTCGGCCACGGGTGCCGGCGGCCGGGAGGAGATGATCCGTTCCGAGGAACAGCTCCAGGTCGGCACGGAGGAGTACGAGAGCGGCAGGGCGCGCCTGCACAAGTACGTCGTCACGGAGAACGTCACCAGGACGGTCCCCGTCTCCCACGAGGAGGTCCGTCTCGTACGCGAGCCTCTGCGTCCGGGCGAGAAGACGACGGGCACCAAGGACCTCGGCGAACAGGACGTCGAAGTCACCCTCCACGCCGAGCGAGCCACCGTCCGCAAGGAGGCGGTCCCCGTGGAGCGGGTTCGTCTCGAGACCAGCAAGGTCACCGAGCAGAAGGAAGTCTCCGCCGAGATCCGCAAGGAGAAGATCGACTACGCGGACGGCAAGGACGACATGGGCAGCGGCAAGGACATGGGCGGCGAGTTCGGCCAGGGACGTCGTCGCTGA
- a CDS encoding adenosylcobinamide amidohydrolase has protein sequence MIDGLLPAVGRPYAEGCTSGPVHRGCTIGSARVDLPRQRGELLARHEDGAALHHLVWRLGPGWRVCSSAVLGGGLGPRCWILNAQVPGGYPRLDPDRHLAEIAASEALTGPGAGLMTAADVTAHTVADDGGVTATVTSGLGVRGWAAGPAEGTDGPLPAGTVNIVVTLPVALSDAALVNAVATATEAKVQALVDAGLDCSGTPTDAVCVAAPAPEAGPGEPFAGPRSHWGARLARAVHRAVLEGALRHARRAPAPDRLRTDERNLP, from the coding sequence ATGATCGACGGGCTGCTGCCGGCCGTCGGCAGGCCGTACGCCGAGGGGTGTACGAGCGGGCCTGTACACCGGGGGTGCACCATCGGTTCCGCACGCGTCGACCTGCCCCGGCAGCGCGGCGAACTGCTGGCACGCCACGAGGACGGTGCCGCCCTGCACCACCTCGTGTGGCGGCTCGGCCCCGGCTGGCGGGTGTGCAGCAGCGCGGTGCTCGGCGGAGGCCTCGGGCCGCGCTGCTGGATCCTGAACGCCCAGGTCCCCGGCGGCTACCCCCGCCTCGACCCCGACCGCCACCTCGCGGAGATCGCGGCCTCCGAGGCGCTGACGGGCCCCGGCGCCGGACTCATGACGGCCGCCGACGTCACCGCGCACACCGTCGCGGACGACGGCGGTGTGACCGCGACGGTCACCAGTGGCCTCGGCGTGCGGGGATGGGCCGCCGGTCCCGCCGAGGGCACCGACGGACCGCTGCCCGCCGGCACCGTCAACATCGTCGTCACCCTTCCGGTCGCCCTCTCCGACGCCGCCCTCGTCAACGCCGTGGCGACCGCCACCGAGGCGAAGGTCCAGGCGCTCGTGGACGCCGGACTCGACTGCTCCGGGACCCCGACGGACGCCGTGTGCGTCGCCGCTCCCGCACCGGAGGCCGGCCCCGGCGAACCGTTCGCAGGACCCCGCTCGCACTGGGGAGCGCGACTCGCCAGAGCCGTTCACCGCGCCGTGCTGGAGGGCGCGCTGCGGCACGCTCGCCGCGCACCGGCCCCCGACCGACTCCGTACCGACGAGAGGAACCTCCCATGA
- a CDS encoding NAD(P)-dependent oxidoreductase has translation MTTPQPADAAPGTPTVAVLGTGIMGSGMAGSLLRAGLDVRVWNRTRARAEPLASHGATVTDTAEEAVSGADVVLTVLNDGRAVTETLDAATPGLRPGQTWLQCSTVGLDATTDLVHRAAELGLVYLDAPVSGTKQPAEQGALTVFVAGPSEARATAQPVLDAIGRRTVWVGEEPGAATRLKLVANTWVINMVNSVAECLNLAEGLGLDPRLFLDAIKGGPLDTPYLQGKSAAVLSGDLSPSFALSTALKDSRLILDAAEASGVRLDLVAASAERFTRAEAAGHGDQDMIATYFAGRADQRDAGGSAS, from the coding sequence ATGACCACCCCGCAGCCTGCGGACGCCGCCCCCGGTACACCGACCGTCGCCGTCCTCGGCACCGGGATCATGGGCTCCGGGATGGCCGGGAGCCTGCTCAGGGCCGGGCTGGACGTCCGGGTCTGGAACCGCACGCGTGCCAGGGCCGAGCCACTGGCCTCGCACGGTGCGACCGTGACGGACACCGCGGAGGAGGCGGTGAGCGGGGCGGACGTCGTCCTCACCGTGCTGAACGACGGCCGGGCCGTCACGGAGACGCTCGACGCGGCGACGCCCGGTCTGCGTCCCGGGCAGACCTGGCTGCAGTGCTCCACCGTCGGGCTCGACGCCACGACGGATCTCGTGCACCGTGCGGCAGAACTGGGCCTCGTCTATCTCGACGCCCCGGTCTCGGGTACGAAACAGCCCGCGGAACAGGGCGCTCTCACCGTCTTCGTCGCGGGCCCGTCCGAAGCCCGCGCGACGGCGCAGCCCGTGCTGGACGCGATCGGCCGGCGCACCGTGTGGGTCGGGGAGGAGCCGGGAGCCGCCACCCGGCTCAAGCTCGTGGCCAACACCTGGGTGATCAACATGGTCAACAGCGTGGCCGAATGCCTCAACCTCGCCGAGGGCCTGGGACTCGACCCGCGGTTGTTCCTGGACGCGATCAAGGGCGGTCCGCTGGACACGCCCTATCTGCAGGGCAAGTCCGCGGCGGTGCTCTCCGGTGACCTCAGCCCGAGCTTCGCGCTCTCCACGGCGCTCAAGGACTCCCGGCTGATCCTCGATGCCGCCGAGGCGTCCGGAGTGAGACTGGACCTGGTCGCCGCCTCCGCCGAGCGGTTCACCCGGGCGGAGGCGGCGGGGCACGGGGACCAGGACATGATCGCCACGTACTTCGCGGGCCGGGCCGATCAGCGCGATGCCGGGGGTTCCGCGTCATGA
- a CDS encoding sulfite oxidase: MSSLPPSEAAYDRMRLRQWSRGRARSAGIDRRDLLRLITAASFAAPLVPAAAASARAAVAPAGIVKSLPPELFTVRGTNAETNFAALRGTGLLTPTDRFFVRNHTATPLIDVADWRLTVWGDGLEGGPVDFTYEALRALPSVSRTAFVECAGNGRSYFTSQQGQQVSGTAWTLGAIGTARWRGVRLAEVLRAAAVGRNAVDVLPRGLDAEVVSDGTNLGRVRRPLPVAKALDDVILAYEMNGEPLPPDHGAPVRLIAPSWVGIANIKWVGDIEVSAEPLLTPWNTGLYRLFGPGHPPEGSAPLTRQTLKSAFELAPGASFAARRRHRLTGRSWSGGAPVRRVEVSTDGGTVWHRARLRDEPRAGSWVRWTADWVPRTTGPGVLLARATDRSGRTQPVTAAHNTQGYLFDAVVRHPVTVVRVAAPRSGDIASGARRRGSVRRHDAEPPASR, from the coding sequence ATGAGTTCCCTGCCGCCGTCCGAAGCCGCGTACGACCGGATGCGGCTCCGGCAGTGGTCCCGAGGCCGCGCGAGAAGCGCCGGTATCGATCGCCGCGATCTGCTGCGCCTGATCACGGCCGCCTCATTCGCGGCCCCGCTGGTGCCGGCCGCCGCCGCCTCCGCCCGCGCGGCGGTCGCGCCGGCGGGGATCGTCAAGTCCCTGCCTCCGGAGCTGTTCACCGTGCGCGGCACGAACGCCGAGACGAACTTCGCGGCGCTGCGTGGCACCGGCCTGCTCACCCCCACGGACCGCTTCTTCGTCCGCAACCACACGGCGACCCCGCTCATCGACGTGGCGGACTGGAGACTCACGGTGTGGGGCGACGGGCTGGAGGGCGGCCCGGTGGACTTCACGTACGAGGCGTTGCGGGCCCTGCCGTCGGTCAGCCGCACGGCGTTCGTCGAGTGCGCGGGCAACGGCCGGAGCTACTTCACCTCGCAGCAGGGACAGCAGGTGAGCGGCACAGCGTGGACCCTGGGCGCGATCGGGACGGCACGCTGGCGCGGGGTGCGGCTCGCCGAGGTGCTGCGCGCGGCGGCCGTCGGGAGGAACGCCGTGGACGTGCTGCCGCGCGGCCTGGACGCGGAGGTCGTGAGTGACGGCACGAACCTCGGCCGGGTCCGCCGTCCCCTGCCGGTGGCGAAGGCGCTGGATGACGTGATCCTCGCGTACGAGATGAACGGTGAACCGCTGCCGCCCGATCACGGTGCCCCGGTCCGCCTGATCGCGCCGTCGTGGGTGGGCATCGCCAACATCAAGTGGGTCGGTGACATCGAGGTGAGCGCGGAACCGCTGCTCACTCCGTGGAACACGGGCCTGTACCGGCTGTTCGGCCCCGGCCACCCGCCCGAGGGCAGCGCGCCGCTCACCCGGCAGACACTCAAGAGCGCCTTCGAACTCGCTCCCGGCGCCTCGTTCGCCGCCCGTCGCAGGCACCGTCTCACCGGCCGGTCCTGGTCGGGCGGTGCTCCGGTGCGCCGTGTCGAGGTCAGCACCGACGGCGGCACCGTGTGGCACAGGGCCCGGCTGCGCGACGAGCCGCGTGCGGGGAGCTGGGTGCGCTGGACCGCCGACTGGGTTCCGCGGACGACGGGGCCCGGTGTGCTCCTCGCCCGCGCGACGGACCGGTCGGGCCGCACCCAGCCCGTGACGGCCGCCCACAACACCCAGGGCTATCTCTTCGACGCGGTGGTGAGGCACCCCGTGACCGTCGTCCGAGTCGCCGCTCCGCGCAGTGGTGACATCGCGTCAGGAGCACGCCGGCGGGGCTCCGTCCGACGTCATGACGCGGAACCCCCGGCATCGCGCTGA
- a CDS encoding GNAT family N-acetyltransferase yields MSEATRPPTSPPASARPPAPGDLSGATRTPVDPSAGASPIGATGPALPGHPLDNPARSSLTGPHARFAERRGRVLRYHPDVTPWLALPDDPGPQDWSDVAALAGAGASVTLTAFREPPPADWEIVFQATGVQMVDDSVAAEPDREASLLGPADVADMLDLVARTRPGPFLPRTVELGTYLGIRRAGVLVAMAGERLHPSGWTEISAVCTDESARGQGLAGRLVRAVAHGIRERGDTPFLHAAASNTSAIRLYESLGFTLRRTTSFLSALVPSDTPLPGDVRTPERRAGNLEQVGR; encoded by the coding sequence ATGTCCGAGGCCACACGCCCGCCCACCAGCCCGCCCGCGTCCGCGCGGCCGCCCGCCCCCGGAGATCTGTCCGGGGCCACGCGGACCCCCGTGGACCCGTCGGCGGGCGCGAGCCCCATCGGGGCCACGGGACCCGCGCTCCCGGGGCATCCGCTGGACAATCCGGCCCGCTCCTCGCTGACCGGTCCGCACGCCCGCTTCGCCGAACGGCGTGGCCGCGTCCTGCGTTACCACCCCGACGTCACGCCCTGGCTCGCCCTGCCGGACGACCCGGGGCCCCAGGACTGGTCCGACGTGGCCGCGCTCGCGGGTGCCGGTGCCTCCGTGACCCTCACCGCCTTCCGCGAGCCGCCGCCGGCCGACTGGGAGATCGTCTTCCAGGCCACGGGTGTGCAGATGGTGGACGACTCCGTGGCCGCCGAACCCGATCGCGAGGCGTCGCTCCTCGGCCCCGCGGACGTAGCCGACATGCTCGACCTGGTCGCTCGCACGCGCCCGGGCCCGTTCCTGCCCCGCACCGTGGAACTCGGCACCTACCTCGGCATCCGTCGCGCCGGAGTCCTGGTCGCGATGGCGGGGGAGCGGCTGCACCCGTCCGGCTGGACGGAGATCAGCGCCGTCTGCACCGACGAGTCGGCGCGCGGCCAGGGGCTGGCCGGCCGGCTCGTCCGGGCCGTCGCCCACGGCATCCGCGAGCGCGGCGACACGCCCTTCCTTCACGCGGCCGCCTCGAACACGTCCGCCATCCGCCTGTACGAGAGCCTGGGCTTCACTCTGCGGCGTACGACCTCCTTTCTCTCCGCCCTCGTTCCCTCGGACACCCCCCTGCCCGGCGACGTCAGGACCCCGGAGCGGAGGGCGGGTAACTTGGAACAAGTGGGCCGATAA
- a CDS encoding PP2C family protein-serine/threonine phosphatase, whose product MVRGLRRPSVARTPPLPGTDPEERAAGASRIGNWALALWLVLLTTAVVLIDAFTGQELPLIPLLVVLPALASVFCSVRQTSFVALWVTCVVVASRITSTGAFWDVVFLIGFTALASGLGVVACAARIRHATEMARLRSATVALQRQILRPLPVTTVQVCVHGIYEPIEEDRFVGGDIYEVVHSSHGTRVIIGDVQGKGLPAIGAGFAALGAFREAAVREPELTAVADAVEDAVVRHNAYSAEIGETERFVTALLLGFDAGDKVRVVNCGHMLPRLLRDGTASVVTLDRTSVPLGMAELSSEQRAAEWVAFPPGATLLVFTDGVTEARDATGAFYPFDERLAEWTGREPAELLEALRTDLQEFSGGVRRDDVAVLVMSRPPGGGDPPGSRGGGARVGDPPEREPVT is encoded by the coding sequence GTGGTCAGAGGGCTCCGGCGCCCGTCGGTGGCGCGCACACCACCACTGCCGGGGACCGATCCGGAGGAGAGGGCGGCAGGTGCCTCCCGGATCGGGAACTGGGCGCTCGCCCTGTGGCTCGTCCTCCTGACCACCGCGGTCGTCCTGATCGACGCCTTCACGGGCCAGGAGCTTCCACTCATCCCGCTGCTGGTGGTGCTGCCTGCGCTGGCCTCGGTCTTCTGTTCGGTCCGGCAGACGAGCTTCGTCGCGCTCTGGGTCACGTGCGTGGTCGTGGCGTCCCGCATCACGTCTACCGGCGCCTTCTGGGACGTGGTGTTCCTCATCGGCTTCACAGCCCTCGCCAGCGGTCTGGGAGTCGTCGCGTGCGCCGCGCGCATCCGGCACGCCACCGAGATGGCCCGCCTGCGCTCGGCCACCGTCGCGCTCCAGCGCCAGATCCTGCGCCCTCTCCCGGTCACGACGGTGCAGGTCTGCGTCCATGGGATCTACGAGCCGATCGAGGAGGACCGGTTCGTCGGCGGCGACATCTACGAGGTCGTGCACTCCTCGCACGGAACGCGGGTGATCATCGGTGATGTTCAGGGAAAAGGCCTCCCGGCGATCGGGGCGGGATTCGCCGCTCTCGGCGCCTTCCGGGAGGCCGCCGTCCGGGAGCCGGAGCTCACCGCGGTCGCGGATGCGGTCGAGGACGCCGTCGTGCGGCACAACGCCTACTCCGCCGAAATCGGCGAGACGGAACGCTTCGTCACCGCGCTGCTGCTCGGATTCGACGCGGGCGACAAGGTGCGGGTCGTCAACTGCGGCCACATGCTCCCACGGCTCCTGCGCGACGGGACGGCCTCCGTCGTCACTCTGGACCGGACGTCGGTGCCCCTCGGCATGGCGGAGCTCAGCAGCGAGCAGCGGGCGGCCGAGTGGGTCGCGTTCCCGCCCGGCGCGACCCTGCTGGTCTTCACCGACGGCGTGACGGAGGCGAGGGACGCGACCGGCGCCTTCTACCCGTTCGACGAACGGCTCGCCGAGTGGACCGGCCGCGAGCCCGCCGAACTCCTGGAGGCGCTCCGGACCGACCTGCAGGAGTTCTCCGGCGGTGTGCGCCGCGACGACGTCGCCGTGCTCGTGATGAGCAGGCCACCGGGCGGCGGGGACCCGCCGGGAAGTCGGGGTGGCGGGGCCCGGGTCGGTGACCCGCCCGAGCGGGAGCCCGTGACCTGA